A genomic window from Candidatus Methylomirabilis lanthanidiphila includes:
- the nreC_1 gene encoding Oxygen regulatory protein NreC — MRKVHRESRRRPICPQALLTKALAGVIRAAAKQIHPSMFQTIVRGVGAEQGRLAASEWRLAHGVARRCDSRTCAQCLKATAQQCGWNLQVAVESENAFTVTIAEAQFTEPHESGSYLCELAAGLFAGVAVETLGYARVVVGRCSETPPLNCAFTIHLDESDESAATLQSSHYPHIGKESVLLGERVLEGTVGERLTRRELQVLRLIAQGLTDKAIAAALRRSVRTVENHGARIRQKLGIDSRTGLIRFAFRARLIEP; from the coding sequence ATGCGTAAGGTTCACCGCGAGAGCCGCCGCCGACCGATCTGTCCGCAGGCGCTGCTGACCAAGGCGCTGGCCGGCGTGATCCGTGCAGCCGCCAAGCAGATCCACCCATCGATGTTCCAGACGATCGTGCGCGGTGTAGGGGCGGAGCAGGGACGGCTCGCGGCGTCCGAGTGGCGGCTGGCACATGGGGTAGCGAGGCGGTGTGACAGCCGGACGTGCGCGCAGTGCCTGAAGGCGACCGCGCAGCAGTGTGGATGGAACCTGCAGGTAGCGGTCGAGTCGGAGAACGCGTTCACGGTCACAATAGCCGAGGCCCAGTTCACGGAGCCGCATGAATCCGGATCGTATCTGTGCGAGCTTGCTGCGGGGCTCTTTGCCGGGGTTGCGGTGGAGACGCTCGGCTACGCGAGAGTCGTTGTTGGCCGATGTTCTGAGACACCGCCGCTCAACTGCGCCTTTACGATCCATCTCGACGAGTCCGATGAGTCCGCGGCGACACTCCAGAGTTCTCATTATCCGCACATTGGAAAAGAATCGGTGCTGCTCGGAGAGCGCGTATTGGAAGGGACGGTGGGCGAGCGCCTGACGCGGCGCGAGTTACAGGTTCTCCGTCTCATTGCTCAAGGCCTGACCGACAAGGCGATCGCCGCAGCGCTGCGGCGATCCGTTCGGACCGTCGAAAACCATGGCGCGCGGATCCGTCAGAAACTGGGTATCGACAGCCGCACCGGGCTGATCCGATTTGCGTTTCGCGCTCGCCTGATCGAGCCGTAA